The Mycolicibacterium neworleansense sequence CGTCGCCAGATCGACCACCAGCGGTGTCACCGACCAGCCGTCGGCGGCGATGTGGTGCACGACCGCCGCGAGCACGTGCTCGTCCTCGCTTATCCGGAAAAGTGTTGCCTTGATCGGGATCTCATGCGTGAGGTCGAAACCGTGACGCGCCGTCGCGCCGATCTCCTCATCGAGCCGGCCGGCGGGCCATCCGCCGGCGTCAACGATTCGCCATCCCAGATGGGCGTGCTCCGGGTCGAGAACCACCTGCTGAGGTACCCCGTCGACCGAAGTGAAGACGGTGCGGAGGCTCTCCTGCCTGCCCACCACGTCCGCCAGCGCGGCACCTAACGCATCTTCATCCAGGCGCCCAGTGAGCCGCAACGCCACGGCCATGTTGTAGATCGGCGACGGCCCTTGCAATTGCTCCAAGAACCACAACCGTTGCTGGGCATACGACAACGGGACCGTCGCCGGGCGATGCCGCGCGGTCAGCGGCGGCCGGGCCACGCCGTCCTGGTGCCGATCGAGGTAGTCGGCGAGCCCACCGACCGTGGGCGCGTCGAACAGGTAGCGGACCGGCACATCTCGGCCGAGAGCGGACTGCAGACGCGCGCAGACCCGGATGGCGATCAGCGAATCACCGCCCAGGACGAAGAAATCGTCGTCGAGTCCCGCCCTACCAAGAGCGAGGACCTCGGTGAACACCTCCGCGACGATCTTTTCCGTGTCGGTCTGAGGAGCCCGGAATGAGGTGGCGACAAACGTGGGCTCAGGCAGGGCCTTGCGATCGATCTTGCCCGAGGAAGTCAATGGGAACTCGTCGAGCACCACGATCTGGGACGGCACCATGTACTCGGGCAACCGCTCGGCCAGCCACTGCCGGACCGCGGTGACCTTCGAGTTGGTGTGCGGGTCGTTGGCATAGCCGCCGTGCTGACGGGAGTCCGCGACGGGCTGGTAGAGGTCGGTGAGCGCTGGTAGCGCCTCGCCGTCGGTGGCGGCGATGAAGACGGCATCGAGTGTGCCGGGTTGCGCACCCCAGGTGACTGCGACGTGGTAGCCGGCCGCCTCACCGAGCCGGTACACCAGTTCGGGCGTGACGACGTCCTCGGCTGCGGAATCGGCGTGCACGAGCGCCTCCACGATGGGAAGCCCGGCGCCCAAAGCTTGTTCGGTCACCACATCGGCGATCACCCCGGCACGGGGGATGCCACTGACCCGCACGGTGGACGGCTGCTGAGCCGTCAACTCGGCGTGCAGGCCACTGAGGCCCGCACAATCCGTCCACGCCCAGTTCGTGGCACTGGCGAGTGAGCACACCTGAGTAGGCGACTTGTGGACGATCACGTCGTAGCGGTATCGGCTCAGCTCGTTGTCAGCCTCACCACGCTTGACCTGAATGCCGATGCCGCCCACCGACGGGTGGTCGGCCGCCCAGGTGGTGAAAAACTCTGGGGCAAGCAGCAACTCGTGCTCGCCGAGCATTGCCCGTTGTACACGTTGCCGGATCTCGTCAGTATCGGCACCGTTCCGGCTGCGTGCCAAGGCGATACCGGTCTGGAAGGCCCCCTGCAGGGTGTGGTTGCGCACATCCCCGACGAACAACGTACCGCCCGGGGCCAGCAGATCCACGGCCTTGTCGATGACCTCGGCCAAATAGCCGGCACTCGGGAAGTACTGGACCACCGAGTTGATCACCACCATGTCGAACTGGTTTTGGGGCAGCCCGTCGGTGATGTGCGCCGGTCGGGTCAGCAGATGAACCCGATCTCCCCAAGGTTGGCCGGCCACTGCCGCCTGAAGCTTCTGGATGGTCGGTGCGGAAAAGTCTGTGCCCCAATACTCCACGCATTTCGGAGCGAGCTGGGACAGCAGCAGACCTGATCCGACGCCGAGCTCGAGCACCCGCTGCGGCCGCAGCGACAGGATCCGATCCACGGTGGCCGAGCGCCACTCCTCCATCTCGTGCAGGGGAATCGGCTCGTCCGTGTAGCTGCTGTTCCAGCCACGGAAATCGTTGCCGAACTCGACCACATCCAGGTCCGCGTCATACAGCTCGTCGTAAATGCCTTGCCATTGGTCGACGACGTCCGCGTCGTAGTCGGCCGTACTGGTCTGCTCGAGAGCGATGTAGCCAACCAGATGGTCCACACCGGTGCTGCCCCGACGCAGAGCCGCGGCAGCCCGCGTGACCTGCGGGCAGGTGAGCAGGGTGTTTTCGATCTCGCCCAGTTCCAGGCGCTGCCCACGCAGCTTGATCTGGGCATCGGCGCGTCCCAGGTATTCCAGGCTGCCATTCTGGGTCCACCGCACCAGGTCACCGGTGCGATAGAGGCGGGTTCCGGGACCACCAAAGGGGTTGGCCACGAAGCGATCCGCGGTCAGGTCGGGCCGGCCGACATACCCTCGAGCCACCGTGGGGCCGGCGAGGTACAGCTCACCCACGACACCCACCGGAGCCGGCTTCAGCCGCGCGTCGAGCACGAACGCGCAGGTGCCTGGAACCGGCGCGCCGATCCGCACTGGCTCCCCGGCCGCCAGCGCACTCCAGGTCGACCAGATGGTCACCTCGGTCGGTCCGTAGGCATTGAACATCCGGCGCGGTGTCTTATTTCCCTCCTCGCGTGCGGATGCAACCCACGCGGTGACCAACTCGGCCGGGCACGCCTCACCACCGGTGACCAAGGTGTCCAGCCCGTCGATCTGAGCCGGGTCCAGCGTCGCCAACACGGTGGGGGTGATCAGCGCCGCATCAACTCGTGGACCGGCCAGAACCTCGGCCAGTGCATCGCCGGCGTACGAATCGGGAGGTGCCACCACCAACGCCGCCCTCGAAGCCGTCGCCCACAACCACTCGAAGACCGAGGCATCGAACGTCGGCGCAGCGACCATCAACACCCTGGATCGCGGCCCCACTCCGAGTAGATCGTGGTGCGCGGCTGCCACACCGAGCACGCCGGCGTGGCTGATCGCCACGCCTTTCGGGGTTCCGGTGGAACCTGACGTGAAGATCACGTACGCCGCGTCGTCAATACTCAACGGCGCCAGTCGATCCGAATCCGTGACGGGATCCGCGCTGTACTCGGAGAGATCGACAACATCGAGCGGAACGACGAGGCGGCCGCCAGTCCCCTCGATCAGACCGGAGCCGCAGGTCAGTACGCAAACCGCCTCAGCGGTGTCCAGCACCGTGGAGATGCGTTCGGCCGGATGAGTCCGATCCACCGGCACGTACACCCCACCGGCCTTGAGCACCGCCCACCACGCGGTCACCAACTCGGCGGACCGGCTGATCGCCACACCCACGGCACGCTCGGGGCCCACACCCGCTTCGATCAATGCCCGAGCCAGCCGGCTGGAGACCGCATCGAGCTCCCGGTAGGTCAGCTCGCGCGCCCCGTCCACCACCGCGATGGCGTCCGGGTCAGCGGCAACTGCCGCAGCCAGCAACTCCGGCGCCAAGCCCATCGGGGCATTTGCCTCGGCACCAGACCACCGGCACAGCACCAGATCCCGCTCATCACGATCCAGCAGGCCCACCTCGCCGACCACCACCGACGAGTCAGCCACCACAGCCTCGATCACCCGGCCGAACCAACCCACCAACCGCTCGACGCTTGATCGGTCGTACAGGTCCGTGGCGTAGGCGACTGTGCCTGCCGCCATCAGCGCACCCCGGTCTCCGGCCGGCGCTGCCTTCAGATCGAACAGCGCACTCGCGTCACCACTGGGCATTTCCCGCAGGTCGAATTCGAGATCGAACCGGGCGGTGCGGATGTCGGCAGCGTCCGGCTCGACATCGAGGTCGTCGAGCTGGATCTCGGGGCGCACATTGTTCTGGAAGGCCAACGCCACCTGGAACAGTGGATGGTGTGACGTGGACCGTGTCGGGTTCAGCCTCTCCACCAAGAGTTCGAACGGCACATCCTGGTTGGCATAGGCATCGAGTGCCTTCTGCCGCACCCGGTCCAACACCTCGCTGAACCGAAGCGCAGGGTCAACACCCACCCGTAGCACCCAGGTGTTGACGAAGAAGCCGACCAGTTCGTCAAGGGCCTGATCCATGCGCCCGGCGATGGGCGTCCCCAGCGCGATGTCCTCTCCGACCCCGGCCCGGTGCAGCGCCACGGCCATCGCCGCCTGCAACACCATCGACACCGTTGCGTTGTGTGCCGCGGCCAGGGCCTTGATTCCTGCCCAGGATTCGGGATCGATGCGCAGATCAACCGAATCGCCGCGGTAGCTCGGTGTCGGCGGGCGGGGCCGGTCCGTGGGTAGCGACACCACCTCGGGAAGGTCCGCCAATTCCCGCCGCCAGTACGTCAACTGGCTGGCGAGGACACTGTCGGGATCAGACTCGGATCCCAGCCAATCCTGTTGCCACAATGTGTAATCGGCGTACTGAACGGGCAGCGGCGACCAGTCTGGAGCGCGGCCGAGGGTGCGCGCCCGATACGCCTCGCCCACATCCCGGGCCATAGGTGCCATCGACCAGCCGTCGAAGGCGATGTGGTGCAAGACGATTCCGAGGACGTACTGTTCGGGTCCCACGGCATAGATCTGGGCCCGGATGGGGATCTCGGTCGCCAGATCAAACGTGTAGCCCGCCAGCGAGATCAGTTCCGGTACCAGATCGTCTTCTGCGACCTGCACCAAAGCCGGGCCGCCGCGCCGCCACAACCCCGGCCGCGCGGGAAGTACCTTCTGCGAGGGCACACCGTCGATGTCGGGGAACACGGTGCGCAGCGCTTCGTGCCGGGTGATGACATCGTCGAGAGCTGCATCGAGGGCACCCAGGTCCAATGCGCCGTTGATCCGGAACGCGATCGGCATGTTGTACGTCGCCGCTCCGTCCTCGAACCGGTTGAGGAACCACATCCGGTTCTGCGCGTAGGACAACGGAATGAGAGGAGGTCGTTCGCCCGCCACCAACGGCGCACGCCTGTCGGATCCCTCGCCGAGACGCGGAGCCAGCTGCGCGACTGTCGGTGCGTCGAACAGTGTGCGCACCGACAGTCCGGCATCCAAGGTCGTGTTGACCGCGGCGACAACCCGCATCGCGAGGATGCTGTCGCCGCCGAGGTCGAAGAAGGAGTCATCGACCCCGACCCGGGGCAGGCTCAGCACCTGGGCGTAGATGCCGGCCAGGATTTCCTCGGTCGCCGTACTCGGAGCCCGGTACCGATCGGTGCCGGCATACTCCGGTGCCGGCAAAGCGCGCTTGTCGAGCTTGCCGTTGACCGTCAACGGCAACACCTCAAGGGCCACGATCGCCGCGGGCACCATGTAAGCCGGCAACCGCTGTGAAAGCTGCGCCCGAACCTTGACCGGATCAACCGTGCCGGTGATGTAACCGACCAAACGCTTATCGCCGGGCTGATCCTCACGGGCGATCACCACCGCCTGCTGCACACCCTCCACATCAGCCAACGCCGACTGGATCTCACCCAACTCAATGCGATAGCCACGGATCTTGACCTGATCATCAGCCCGCCCGGCATACCGCAACTGCCCATCGGGACCCCACGACACCAAATCCCCAGTCCGATACATCCGGGCACCCGCCGCCCCAAACGGGCACGGCACAAACCGAGAAGCCGTCAACCCCGCCCGGTTCACATACCCCACACCGACACCACGGCCGGCCACATACAACTCACCCACCACACCCGCAGGAACCGGACGCAACCACCGATCCAAAACAAACAACCCCGCACCCGGCACCGGCACACCAATCGGCACCACACCCGACCCAGCGCTCATAGGCTTGCTGATCGTGGCATACACCGTCGTCTCCGTCGGGCCGTAACCATTGATCATCACCCGACCCGGCGCCCACCGATCCACCACATCCGGCGGACACGCCTCAGCCGCGACCATCAACGCCGACACCGACCCCAACCGGTCCGGATCCAAAACACCCACCGCCGAAGGGGTTTGACTCAACACCGTCACACCCTCAGCAACCACCAACTCCTGCAAATCCTGCGGCGAGCGCGTCACCGCCTCGGGCACCACCACCAGGCGCCCACCATGCAGCAGCGCACCCCAGATCTCCCACACCGAATAATCGAACGCCAACGACGAACACGCCGCCCACACCTGCGCCGGCCCCAACTCGAAACCGACATCCATACCGTCAAACAACCGCGTCACGTTCTGATGCGTAACCGCAACACCTTTCGGCACACCCGTCGTACCCGACGTATAAATAATGTGCGCCACATCATCGGCAGCAGGCACCGCCAACACACCACACGACGCCGCATCGATACAGGGATCAGCCACATCCAACACCGGCACACCGCAACTGCCGACCCGCTCAGCCAACTCAGCCGTAGTCACCACCACCACCGGCCCGGCATCACCAAGCATGAACTGCACCCGCGCATCCGGCACCACCGGATCCATCGGCAGATACGCCGCACCCGACTTCAACACACCCAAAATCGCAACAACCGCATCAGCCGACCGGCCCATCAACAAACCCACACACGCACCCGGACGAGCACCCAACCCAACCAGCACATGCGCCAACCGATTCGACGCCTCATCAAGCTCGCGATAGGTCAACGACCGACCCTCAAAAGTCACCGCCACCGCATCAGGAGCACACCCCACCTGAGCCGCAAACAACACCGGAATCGACGACTCCACCACCGAGCACGTCAACACCGCCCGATGACCCACCTCATCCAGCCGCGCACAATCAGCAGCATCAAGCAACCCCACCGACGACAACCGCTGACCCGCATCAGCCGTCATCGCCACCAAGACTCGCTGCAACCGCTGCGCCAGATCCTCGACACCGAAACTGGAGAATGGTTGGCCCGTGCCCATCGTGCTGAGAAGCAGTTCATCTCCGGCACTGGAGAAGACGAGGCCAAAGCCTCCCACAACGCCGGCGTTGGTCAACGACGCCGTGGCCTTCGCGCCGCCGAAATCCAGGGTGAAGCTAGACGGCAGGAAATTGAGGCTCACCCGATTCGCCATCTGGCCCGCCGCTCGCGGGTTGACCTTGCGCTCCAGCGAGAGGACCGGGAACCGCTGATGCTTGAGGGCTTCCTGTATCCGGCGCTCGACATCGTCGATGAATTCGGCGATCGATGACGAGGGCGAAACCTTCAACACGAGCGGCACCACCCCGGCCACCATGCCGGGCAGCGTCCGCGACTCGGGGCTTACGCGACGGCTGACCGGGAAGTCGAGCACCACGTCTTCACCCTCAGCACACCACCCGTGCACGAGCAACGCACATGCCGCGGTGATCACCGATGAACGAGGTACATTCTTCGACCGGGCCAGCAAGTCGACTCGGCGGAGTACTTCCGAGTCCAATTGAACTGGGGCAGAAGGCCAATGCATCTCCTGCGTATCGACGGATTCCGTCGGCCAAGAGTCCGGGCCGACTTCCGGCGGGAGGTTCCTGTTCCAATACTCTTCGTCGTCGAGGTACTCGTCGGACGCTTCGTACTTCGACTCGTTGTCGATCAAATCCGCCAGCGATCCGAAGATCGCCGGGGGCACGGGCCCGCCAGATGAGACCGCCGAATACACCGATGCCAGCCGCGAACCGACCAGTGCAATGCCGGTCCCGTCGAGCACGATGTGGTGACACCCGGCAATCAGGAAGTGCTCATCGTCCCGCGTCTGGAACAGTGCGAACCTGAACAGCGGACCGGTGAAGGACATCGGCGTGCGCTGGATCGACGCTGCCATGTCGCGGGCTTCCTGCACAGGGTCGGATGCGCTACGCAGGTCGAAGAAGGCCACGTCCACTTCGGGGTAGTCGACCGCCTTCTGGAAGACCTGTCCGTCCACCTCGAAGAAGGTGGCCCTGACCGGTTCGGCCTCTCGCACCACCCGGCGGATCGTCCATTCAAGGGCGTCACGGTCGAGTGTGCCCGCGATTCTCACGAATAGACCGAGTAACCACTCTGTGCCGGATCCAGCCACGTCGTGCGCGAGCCAGATATCGAGCTGCGCGCGTGTTACCGGCAGCGACTGTTCATCAAGCTGCATCGGACTCTCCCACTGCAGTTTTTCGCCCCCCGAGCCTTCTGTGCGTCAGAGCCCCGCCAGCCTGTCGCGAAGACTCTTCGGCCGGATGTCCGGCCAGTTCTGCTCGATGTAGTCCAAACAGGACGCTCGATCCGCTTCGCCGTACACGACTTTCCACCCGGCAGGGATGTCAGCGAATGTTGGCCACAGACTGTGTTGCTCCTCGTCATTGACCAAGACGCGAAAGGTGCCATTGTCGTCGTCGAACGGGTTGATGCTCACTTGGTCCTCCCCATCGGTGAGCCGACCAGTGAAAATCGTTCAACAAGCCCGGGCGCGGCCATCTAGCCCCGCCCGTCGCTTCGCGATGCCTGTTTCCTGTGGCCCACTCCAGCTATGACGTACTCGTTGCAGGGCGTCAGCATA is a genomic window containing:
- a CDS encoding MbtH family protein; its protein translation is MSINPFDDDNGTFRVLVNDEEQHSLWPTFADIPAGWKVVYGEADRASCLDYIEQNWPDIRPKSLRDRLAGL